One Aureispira anguillae genomic region harbors:
- a CDS encoding T9SS type A sorting domain-containing protein has product MKTHNIIIILLLLAPIILFSQGGIVNNGAVLKINSATDVKINEGGVINKNNGTVSNKGNLHIDLDWTQLGPTTNYTGSGWMIFEGNTNQNLSSGNAITIDNLQVNNGNRLILNDDVTVSTQVDLVNNGQVELGVNNLTISSGATITNYDASHFIITNSTGVLEQEVGASNVIFPVGNSTYNPATISNTGTVDNYSLRVEDQVWDNGTSGTPETHDIVNRSWHLSEAVQGGSLATLTLQWHPSEELIGFDRSVCGVAHWKGGAWLHPSSFTPATTVGPYFSQTLSGINDFSPFAVEDINESLPIELLLFKAKREDKHRVKLNWATASETNNKGFEIERMLDTETAFSTIDWVDGAGNSNYLLNYSYTDLNAHSGVSYYRLKQIDFDGSYSYSPIRAVAGLSSSADQIQVYPIPTKDRLMVDFSNWNSTSTDAVLRIIDVHGRTVFTKEIKMQQNNLITINEVADFPPGTYFVTIGNDSDYEMVQKIIKE; this is encoded by the coding sequence ATGAAAACTCATAATATAATAATTATTTTATTGCTTTTAGCTCCAATTATATTATTTTCCCAAGGAGGCATCGTTAATAATGGTGCTGTATTAAAAATTAACTCAGCTACAGACGTTAAGATTAATGAGGGGGGAGTAATCAACAAAAACAATGGAACCGTTAGCAATAAAGGTAATCTACATATCGATTTGGATTGGACTCAATTAGGTCCAACTACGAATTATACAGGAAGTGGTTGGATGATATTTGAGGGAAATACAAATCAAAATTTATCCAGTGGCAATGCAATTACAATTGATAATTTGCAGGTCAATAATGGTAATCGATTAATTTTAAACGATGATGTGACTGTTTCTACTCAAGTAGATCTAGTGAACAATGGTCAAGTTGAGTTAGGAGTCAATAACTTAACAATCTCTTCAGGAGCTACCATTACAAATTATGATGCCAGCCATTTTATTATAACCAATAGTACTGGTGTTTTAGAGCAAGAAGTAGGAGCTAGCAATGTTATTTTTCCTGTCGGAAATTCTACCTACAATCCTGCAACAATTAGCAATACAGGTACGGTTGATAACTATAGCCTTCGGGTTGAAGATCAAGTTTGGGATAATGGCACCTCTGGTACTCCAGAAACTCATGATATCGTTAATCGCTCTTGGCATTTATCAGAAGCGGTACAAGGAGGCTCTTTGGCTACGCTAACCCTTCAGTGGCATCCTTCTGAAGAGTTAATTGGCTTTGATCGTTCAGTTTGTGGGGTAGCACACTGGAAAGGAGGCGCTTGGCTGCACCCAAGTTCGTTTACTCCTGCCACTACAGTTGGCCCTTACTTTAGTCAAACGCTTTCTGGCATTAACGATTTTTCGCCTTTTGCCGTTGAAGACATCAATGAATCTTTGCCTATCGAATTGTTATTATTTAAAGCTAAACGAGAAGATAAACATAGGGTAAAGCTCAATTGGGCAACAGCATCTGAAACGAATAACAAAGGCTTTGAAATAGAACGTATGTTGGATACCGAAACTGCCTTTAGTACAATTGATTGGGTAGATGGTGCAGGAAACAGTAACTATCTTTTAAACTATAGCTATACTGACCTTAACGCTCATAGTGGAGTTAGTTATTATCGACTCAAACAAATAGATTTTGATGGAAGTTATAGTTATTCTCCCATTCGTGCTGTAGCTGGTTTATCATCTAGCGCTGACCAAATACAAGTATATCCTATTCCAACTAAAGATAGATTAATGGTAGACTTTAGTAATTGGAACAGCACTAGTACTGATGCCGTATTAAGAATCATTGATGTACATGGACGTACTGTATTTACCAAAGAAATTAAAATGCAACAAAATAATTTAATTACCATAAATGAAGTGGCAGATTTCCCTCCTGGAACCTACTTTGTAACAATTGGAAATGATTCTGATTATGAAATGGTTCAGAAAATAATCAAAGAATAA
- a CDS encoding tail fiber domain-containing protein — MILSPLKKIIPVIIFLVSTQIIFAQGIGINNDNTDPDPSAMLHVKSTDKGILVPRMSSSQRTSIASPALGLLVFDTSSNSFWFFNGAIWVEITAGSASNQTLTYTGSTLTISGGNAVNVPNGDITEVVAGNGLVGGGTIGNTTVSVVATNGIKTNADDVRLGGTLVEPTQIIQGGHNMTYNLNGSGDFNIQDNGVTHFQVGDNGLTSFGDDTYWKDGSVSGTNLAILSDDGDDGRFRLMENGLTSIDLDANSQFVFNEQGLDRNFRVESTTNANMMFLDAGAGRLGINTNTPTETFHVEGGGRFIDGVSIGAASTSGDHLMIAAGSVRPTVQIGNTVSNNAESGRLVFTENARTQITNGVYCGFEIHHDGAANKLHINGGCTAPTTSMTFERNGNVGIGTTAPTANLSVNGAANKLGGGSWAVFSDARLKTNVSDYTEGLDFLMKVRTVNFSYNDKMTAIWGENTVNPNKVYQGVIAQELQEIAPDMVRSVTLNASNDNDLDQPSTEASESFLEVDPNKFTYALINAVKEQQAIINELKNEQDSVKKELAELKDLLKAMSKK, encoded by the coding sequence ATGATTTTATCCCCTTTAAAGAAAATAATACCTGTTATTATTTTTCTTGTCTCAACGCAAATTATTTTTGCCCAAGGAATTGGGATTAATAATGATAATACAGATCCTGACCCATCAGCAATGTTACATGTTAAATCTACTGATAAAGGCATTTTAGTCCCACGTATGTCTTCTTCCCAAAGAACATCTATTGCGTCTCCCGCATTAGGCTTGCTGGTCTTTGATACCTCTAGCAATAGTTTCTGGTTCTTTAATGGAGCTATTTGGGTTGAAATTACGGCAGGTAGTGCAAGCAATCAAACACTTACCTATACAGGAAGTACACTAACAATCTCTGGTGGTAATGCTGTAAATGTACCCAATGGAGATATAACTGAAGTAGTGGCTGGAAATGGTCTAGTTGGTGGAGGAACCATAGGAAATACAACCGTTAGCGTAGTAGCAACCAATGGTATAAAAACCAATGCCGACGATGTTAGATTGGGTGGAACCCTAGTTGAACCAACCCAAATTATTCAAGGAGGTCATAACATGACTTATAACCTCAATGGAAGTGGAGATTTTAATATCCAAGATAATGGTGTTACTCATTTTCAAGTGGGCGACAATGGTCTGACATCTTTTGGAGACGATACTTATTGGAAAGACGGCTCTGTCTCAGGTACTAATCTAGCTATTCTATCAGATGATGGAGATGATGGTCGATTTAGACTAATGGAAAATGGGCTAACTTCTATTGATTTAGATGCGAACTCACAATTTGTATTTAATGAGCAAGGTTTAGATCGCAATTTTAGAGTAGAATCTACCACCAATGCTAATATGATGTTTTTAGATGCAGGAGCAGGTAGATTAGGAATTAATACCAACACGCCAACAGAAACCTTTCATGTAGAAGGAGGCGGGCGTTTTATTGATGGTGTTTCTATTGGAGCAGCCTCTACTTCTGGCGATCACCTAATGATAGCAGCTGGATCCGTTAGACCAACTGTCCAAATAGGTAATACGGTTTCTAATAATGCTGAATCTGGTCGTTTGGTATTTACTGAAAATGCTAGAACTCAAATAACAAATGGTGTTTATTGTGGATTTGAAATTCATCATGATGGTGCTGCCAATAAATTACATATTAATGGTGGATGTACCGCTCCAACTACTTCTATGACTTTTGAGAGAAATGGTAACGTTGGTATTGGAACTACTGCCCCTACAGCAAATCTATCTGTTAACGGTGCTGCCAATAAATTAGGTGGTGGAAGTTGGGCTGTATTCTCAGATGCTCGATTAAAAACCAATGTATCAGATTATACAGAAGGGCTTGACTTTTTAATGAAGGTAAGAACAGTTAATTTTAGTTATAATGACAAAATGACTGCAATCTGGGGAGAAAACACAGTAAATCCTAATAAGGTTTATCAAGGTGTTATCGCTCAAGAATTACAAGAAATAGCGCCTGATATGGTTCGTTCTGTTACTCTAAATGCTAGTAATGATAATGACTTGGATCAACCAAGTACAGAGGCATCTGAGTCTTTCTTAGAGGTAGATCCCAATAAATTTACTTATGCGCTTATCAATGCTGTAAAAGAGCAACAAGCAATTATTAATGAGTTAAAAAATGAGCAAGATTCTGTTAAAAAAGAATTGGCAGAATTAAAAGATTTATTAAAAGCAATGAGTAAGAAATAA